In Aspergillus luchuensis IFO 4308 DNA, chromosome 1, nearly complete sequence, the following are encoded in one genomic region:
- a CDS encoding uncharacterized protein (COG:U;~EggNog:ENOG410PKP7;~InterPro:IPR019163): MAIRDIVANPSLLPVLGLSAETRDQCMKLLAVLDPTADLSDDPQERALAASREQKQLFALLARLRGQNRDAIVRVRETKQSTAEARQEIDRLHLQLQNLYYEQRHLTGEIAACESYDHKYRSLPLIPLEEFLALHPEHQQSDEHELMIARINHEHAEREKLEQARQELLKRKQALIAENNKRKEDLASLDQDLERFIDAAKPIQKLFEKEY; encoded by the exons ATGGCCATCCGGGATATCGTCGCCAACCCCTCGCTGTTGCCCGTGCTCGGGCTCAGCGCCGAGACTCGCGATCAATGCATGAAACTGTTGGCCGTACTCGACCCCACGGCTGATCTGTCCGATGACCCCCAAGAGCGTGCTCTGGCAGCCTCTCGCGAGCAGAAACAATTGTTTGCTCTTCTGGCTCGTCTGCGGGGGCAGAACCGGGATGCGATCGTGCGGGTGCGCGAGACCAAGCAGTCCACTGCAGAGGCCCGCCAGGAGATTGACCgtctccatcttcagcttcagAACCTGTATTATGAACAGCGACATTTGACAGGCGAGATTGCCGCCTGCGAGTCCTACGA TCACAAATATCGCTCCCTCCCCTTGATTCCTCTCGAAGAGTTTCTGGCTCTGCATCCCGAGCACCAGCAGTCCGATGAACACGAATTGATGATCGCTCGCATCAACCATGAACACGCAGAACGAGAGAAGCTGGAACAGGCACGACAGGAGCTGTTGAAGCGCAAGCAAGCATTGATTGCGGAGAACAACAAGCGCAAGGAGGACTTGGCCAGCTTGGATCAGGATCTGGAGCGGTTTATTGAC GCGGCCAAACCGATCCAGAAGTTATTCGAGAAGGAGTATTAG